In Reinekea thalattae, a genomic segment contains:
- a CDS encoding AraC family transcriptional regulator, which produces MSRQQGNKHQVLKQQIAQWLEEHAVDEGLIETGIQGVQLFRVTDAVRCAPAVYEPSVTVILSGTKEAILDGQRHLYSSDQYFCCTMPTPVEAGAPDASPDHPLLGVYISLDTRLMSELSLEMDNAAATIRRPSASVIAQSVVASDWDMGFADALYRLLLLDNDTDKAVLGSSRLRELYYAILKGASGASVKQAFGVGNEIARAINYLSSHLDESVSIDRIAAQVGMSRAVFHRKFKQATRLSPIQFVKSMRLNSAAIKIADGMNVSSAAMDVGYVSSSQFSREFKRMYGQSPKQWIRDYSAQSA; this is translated from the coding sequence ATGAGCAGACAACAAGGAAATAAGCATCAGGTGCTTAAACAGCAGATAGCGCAGTGGCTCGAAGAGCATGCCGTTGATGAGGGTTTAATAGAAACCGGTATTCAAGGCGTGCAGCTGTTTCGTGTAACCGACGCCGTACGTTGCGCGCCAGCCGTGTATGAGCCTTCGGTGACGGTTATTTTATCGGGCACCAAGGAGGCTATCTTAGATGGCCAGCGGCATCTGTACAGCAGCGATCAGTATTTTTGTTGCACCATGCCAACGCCAGTCGAAGCCGGAGCGCCCGATGCTTCACCCGATCATCCACTGTTGGGGGTTTATATTAGTCTTGATACCCGACTGATGAGCGAGTTGTCGTTAGAAATGGATAATGCCGCAGCGACGATTCGTCGGCCGAGCGCCAGCGTTATTGCGCAAAGTGTTGTTGCCAGTGATTGGGACATGGGTTTTGCCGATGCACTGTATCGGCTATTGCTGCTAGATAACGATACGGATAAAGCGGTGCTCGGTAGCAGTCGCCTACGCGAGTTGTATTACGCCATCTTAAAGGGCGCATCAGGCGCTTCAGTAAAGCAAGCCTTTGGTGTTGGCAATGAGATTGCACGAGCGATTAACTACCTTTCTAGCCATCTTGATGAATCGGTCAGCATCGATCGTATTGCCGCGCAGGTTGGTATGAGCCGAGCAGTTTTTCATCGAAAATTTAAACAGGCTACCCGTTTGTCGCCGATCCAGTTTGTTAAGTCGATGCGGCTCAATAGCGCAGCGATTAAAATTGCTGATGGCATGAATGTTAGCTCCGCAGCGATGGATGTTGGTTACGTCAGTTCGTCTCAATTTAGTCGTGAATTTAAACGTATGTATGGTCAGTCGCCTAAACAATGGATACGCGATTACTCTGCGCAATCAGCCTAA
- a CDS encoding glucokinase: MAALGLVADIGGTNARFALAPIRELKNNGQLMLAEADLQQVTALNGADFETIDQAVDAYLTQLPDNVERPEHAVMAIACPTDNDQINMTNHYWSFSVKALQAKLGLKSLVFINDYHAMANAIPQLDDQGLIKVGGGEAVAAKPIAVTGPGTGLGLAALAFSDHGPVTLETEGGHSHFAPTNLKEQAVLSFLLSKFERVSQERLLSGQGIENIYQALADLKGVSQRLEAKEISAAALAGSDPLCVEALSMFCAVLGSYAGDVALMLGAKGGVYITGGIVPRFIDFFQQSEFRVRFESKGRMSSFVESIPTYVVVTEQPGLLGAAAVLNHRLAK; the protein is encoded by the coding sequence ATGGCAGCACTGGGCTTAGTCGCCGATATTGGTGGTACAAATGCGCGCTTTGCATTGGCTCCGATTCGTGAGTTGAAAAATAATGGGCAGTTGATGTTGGCTGAAGCCGATTTACAACAGGTGACGGCATTGAATGGTGCAGACTTTGAAACCATCGATCAGGCGGTTGATGCTTATTTAACGCAGTTGCCCGATAACGTTGAGCGGCCCGAGCATGCCGTTATGGCGATTGCCTGCCCAACCGATAACGATCAAATTAATATGACCAATCATTATTGGTCTTTTAGCGTTAAAGCCTTGCAGGCTAAGTTGGGTCTTAAAAGTCTGGTTTTTATTAATGATTATCATGCGATGGCTAATGCGATTCCGCAATTGGATGATCAGGGCTTAATTAAGGTTGGCGGTGGTGAGGCTGTTGCGGCAAAGCCGATTGCAGTGACAGGCCCAGGTACCGGGTTGGGGTTGGCTGCGCTGGCGTTTTCTGATCATGGCCCAGTGACGCTTGAAACCGAAGGCGGCCACAGTCACTTTGCGCCGACTAATTTAAAAGAGCAGGCCGTGTTGAGCTTTTTGCTATCAAAGTTTGAGCGGGTGTCGCAAGAGCGGTTGCTTTCTGGTCAGGGTATCGAGAACATTTATCAAGCCTTGGCCGATCTTAAAGGGGTGAGTCAACGATTAGAAGCCAAAGAGATTAGTGCAGCTGCATTGGCTGGCAGTGATCCGCTTTGTGTTGAGGCGTTGTCGATGTTTTGTGCCGTACTGGGCTCTTACGCCGGCGATGTTGCTTTGATGTTAGGCGCTAAGGGTGGCGTTTATATTACTGGTGGCATCGTGCCGAGGTTTATCGATTTCTTCCAGCAAAGTGAGTTTCGCGTTCGCTTTGAAAGCAAAGGGCGGATGTCGTCGTTTGTGGAATCCATCCCAACTTATGTCGTTGTGACTGAACAGCCGGGTTTGCTCGGTGCTGCCGCGGTTTTGAATCATCGCTTAGCGAAGTAG
- a CDS encoding SDR family oxidoreductase, translating into MTTKNPFGAKGWTPERLNSLTGKTYVITGANTGAGFQAARLLLSKGATVVMLNRNEYKSTAAISALKQEFGADADVSFILMDLADLSSVRKAAIEVLETQSRIDALICNGAIAQIAKQEFTKDGFESQLGVNHYGHFLLCGILFERIDESKGRIVVVASEGYKMGLKTIQFDDMNWDNNYHPNKTYCHSKLAQMMFAYELQNKVELYNKSVKVYVCHPGASNTSLIDNKASWATRFTWSIMVKLGIAQTAERGSYPEVMCATETELKQLAYYGPTGLMNFGGPVGECKLESFALDSKVGDKLWSLSEQQTAFEWSF; encoded by the coding sequence ATGACAACTAAAAATCCGTTTGGCGCTAAAGGCTGGACACCTGAACGACTCAACTCTCTGACTGGTAAAACCTACGTCATCACTGGTGCGAATACCGGCGCAGGTTTTCAGGCCGCGCGCTTACTGCTCTCTAAAGGCGCAACGGTTGTAATGCTAAACCGTAACGAATACAAATCGACCGCCGCCATTTCTGCGTTAAAGCAAGAATTCGGCGCTGACGCCGATGTTAGTTTTATTCTTATGGATCTAGCCGACCTCTCCTCTGTACGCAAAGCCGCAATAGAAGTTCTTGAAACACAATCGCGCATTGATGCACTGATCTGCAATGGCGCTATTGCGCAAATTGCGAAACAGGAATTCACCAAAGACGGCTTTGAAAGTCAGCTAGGCGTTAACCATTACGGCCATTTTTTACTGTGCGGCATACTGTTCGAACGGATAGACGAATCAAAGGGACGCATCGTTGTTGTCGCTAGCGAAGGCTATAAGATGGGTTTAAAAACAATTCAGTTCGACGATATGAACTGGGACAACAACTATCACCCCAACAAAACTTACTGCCATAGTAAGTTGGCGCAAATGATGTTTGCTTACGAACTGCAAAATAAAGTCGAGCTATATAATAAGTCGGTAAAGGTTTACGTTTGTCATCCCGGTGCCTCGAACACCTCATTGATCGACAACAAAGCCAGTTGGGCAACAAGGTTTACATGGTCAATCATGGTGAAGCTAGGCATCGCTCAAACCGCAGAACGTGGCTCATACCCTGAAGTCATGTGTGCAACTGAAACCGAGCTTAAACAACTTGCTTACTATGGCCCAACAGGTTTAATGAATTTTGGTGGCCCCGTTGGCGAATGTAAGCTTGAATCCTTTGCACTCGACAGCAAGGTTGGTGACAAACTCTGGTCTCTTTCAGAACAACAAACAGCTTTTGAGTGGAGCTTTTAA
- a CDS encoding 2-oxo acid dehydrogenase subunit E2, which produces MATEIIKVPDIGMDSATCIEVSVKVGDVISEDDTIIVLESDKASMDVPAPAAGKVTEIKINEGDSVSEGDDLIVLEIEGGAATAEAPAAAPAAAEAPAAPAAGGAVEEIKVPDIGMDSATIIEISVKVGDVLSEDDTIVVLESDKASMDVPAPKGGEVVSIKASEGDSVSEGAVLIELKTAASGAKGAPVAEPSAPQNAAPGATAPATSSSEEVKVPNIGMDSAKIIEISVKPGDMVAEEDTIIILESDKASMDVPSPIAGEVLAVKVNEGDEVSEGHLILTIKPEGTSAAAPAAAPAPAAAAPSAPAAAKPAAAPAKMADDIKPSKNVHAGPAVRRLAREFGVDLGLVPGSGPRGRIIKDDVANWVKNRLQEPTNPAAGAGLPTVPDQDFSKFGDVEIVEMSRIQQLTAANMVRNSLVIPAVTQFDEADVTETEKFRQSLKPEMEKRGTKISPLAFIIKACASALVEYPNFNVSLMADGKRYVQKHYVNIGLAVDTPNGLIVPVIKDADKKSVWQIAEDIIDFAKRGREGKVKPAEMQGGCFTVSSLGGLGGTAFTPIVNAPEVAILGISKNAVKPHWTGSEFVPRTFTPLSLSYDHRAINGADAAKFTTYLTQVLADVRRLVL; this is translated from the coding sequence ATGGCAACTGAAATTATAAAAGTTCCCGATATCGGCATGGACAGCGCTACCTGTATTGAGGTGAGTGTAAAAGTCGGTGATGTGATCAGTGAAGACGATACCATCATCGTCCTAGAGTCCGACAAAGCATCAATGGACGTGCCTGCTCCAGCAGCAGGCAAGGTTACTGAGATTAAAATCAATGAAGGCGACAGCGTTTCTGAAGGCGATGACCTTATTGTCTTAGAAATCGAAGGTGGCGCTGCCACTGCTGAAGCTCCGGCGGCTGCACCTGCAGCAGCCGAAGCACCTGCGGCTCCTGCTGCAGGCGGCGCTGTTGAAGAAATCAAAGTGCCTGACATTGGTATGGACAGCGCAACGATCATCGAAATTTCGGTGAAAGTTGGCGACGTACTCAGTGAAGACGACACCATCGTCGTACTTGAAAGCGACAAGGCCTCTATGGATGTGCCTGCGCCTAAAGGCGGTGAAGTTGTTTCCATTAAAGCTTCAGAAGGCGACAGCGTCTCTGAAGGTGCGGTATTAATTGAGCTGAAAACAGCAGCATCAGGCGCTAAAGGTGCTCCGGTTGCTGAACCTTCTGCTCCACAAAATGCAGCACCAGGCGCGACTGCACCGGCAACGTCTAGCAGCGAAGAAGTGAAAGTACCAAACATTGGTATGGACAGCGCTAAGATCATTGAGATCTCAGTTAAACCTGGCGATATGGTTGCTGAAGAAGACACCATCATCATTCTAGAATCTGACAAAGCTTCTATGGATGTACCTTCCCCAATCGCGGGCGAAGTGTTGGCTGTTAAAGTCAACGAAGGTGATGAAGTTTCTGAAGGTCATCTTATCCTTACGATTAAACCAGAAGGCACGTCAGCAGCTGCACCCGCTGCGGCGCCAGCACCAGCTGCTGCTGCCCCATCCGCTCCTGCTGCAGCAAAACCTGCCGCGGCACCGGCTAAGATGGCTGATGACATCAAGCCAAGCAAAAACGTTCACGCAGGCCCTGCTGTTCGTCGCTTAGCTCGTGAATTCGGTGTTGATCTAGGCTTAGTACCTGGTTCTGGCCCTCGTGGACGCATCATTAAAGATGACGTTGCTAACTGGGTTAAAAACCGTCTACAAGAGCCGACTAACCCTGCTGCAGGCGCTGGTCTACCGACTGTTCCTGATCAGGATTTCTCTAAGTTCGGCGATGTAGAAATCGTTGAAATGAGCCGTATTCAGCAACTAACTGCTGCAAACATGGTTCGTAACTCTTTGGTTATTCCAGCTGTTACTCAGTTTGATGAAGCCGACGTTACAGAAACAGAGAAGTTCCGTCAGTCACTGAAACCTGAAATGGAAAAACGTGGTACTAAGATCAGCCCACTGGCCTTTATTATTAAAGCCTGTGCATCTGCGTTGGTTGAATACCCGAACTTCAATGTTTCATTGATGGCCGATGGTAAGCGCTATGTGCAAAAACACTACGTCAATATTGGTCTAGCAGTTGATACACCAAATGGTTTGATTGTTCCTGTGATTAAAGATGCAGACAAAAAATCCGTATGGCAAATCGCTGAAGACATCATTGACTTTGCGAAGCGTGGACGTGAAGGCAAAGTTAAGCCTGCAGAAATGCAAGGCGGCTGTTTCACCGTATCTAGCCTTGGTGGCTTAGGCGGTACTGCCTTTACTCCAATCGTAAATGCACCAGAAGTTGCTATTCTGGGTATTTCTAAAAACGCTGTGAAACCTCATTGGACCGGTTCTGAATTTGTACCTCGTACATTCACACCGCTGTCGCTTTCATACGACCACCGTGCAATTAACGGTGCTGATGCAGCCAAGTTCACAACCTACCTAACTCAGGTTCTAGCCGACGTTCGTCGTTTAGTTCTGTAA
- the galU gene encoding UTP--glucose-1-phosphate uridylyltransferase GalU, whose amino-acid sequence MIRKCLFPVGGYGTRFLPATKALPKEMLPIVNKPLVQYGVEESINAGLNYVGFITGRGKRAIADHFDISYELEHQINGSSKEKYLDSIRMLMDEGVFSYTRQKEMKGLGHAILAGETLVGNESFGVVLADDLCVTEEGEDNVLAQMVKVHKQFRCSIVAVMEVPEDEIHKYGVIAGEEMKDGVYRVTDMVEKPEKGTEPSNLAVIGRYILTPDIFDIIKETPPGKNDEIQLTDALKTQAQDGVVMAYRFKGKRFDCGSVEGFVEATNYCFENIYKE is encoded by the coding sequence ATGATACGTAAATGTTTATTCCCTGTCGGCGGATACGGCACTCGGTTTTTACCGGCGACAAAAGCATTGCCAAAAGAGATGTTGCCAATTGTTAATAAGCCCTTGGTGCAGTACGGAGTTGAAGAGTCTATTAACGCAGGTCTGAACTACGTTGGCTTTATTACTGGCCGTGGTAAGCGTGCAATTGCAGATCACTTCGATATTTCTTATGAGTTAGAGCATCAAATTAATGGCTCTTCTAAAGAAAAGTACCTCGACTCAATCCGAATGCTAATGGATGAGGGCGTTTTTTCTTATACTCGACAAAAAGAAATGAAAGGCTTAGGCCATGCGATTTTGGCCGGTGAAACTCTAGTAGGTAATGAATCTTTTGGCGTTGTACTTGCCGATGACCTCTGTGTCACCGAAGAAGGCGAAGACAATGTTCTAGCGCAAATGGTTAAGGTTCATAAGCAGTTCCGTTGCTCTATTGTTGCGGTTATGGAAGTGCCAGAAGATGAAATCCATAAGTATGGTGTGATTGCTGGCGAAGAAATGAAAGACGGTGTTTATCGTGTTACCGACATGGTTGAAAAGCCAGAGAAGGGCACTGAGCCAAGTAACCTTGCGGTGATTGGTCGATACATCTTAACGCCGGATATCTTTGACATCATTAAAGAAACACCTCCGGGTAAAAACGATGAGATCCAATTAACCGATGCCTTGAAGACTCAAGCGCAAGACGGTGTTGTTATGGCTTATCGTTTTAAAGGTAAGCGTTTTGACTGCGGTTCGGTTGAAGGCTTTGTTGAAGCGACGAACTACTGCTTTGAAAATATTTATAAAGAATAA
- the rarD gene encoding EamA family transporter RarD: protein MMNKETKDGISLALGAYGLWAVAPIYFKWVSDIDAIAILSHRVIWSFVLVMMLIFLLRRWQPVVQALANRRTRRGLILSTLLIGGNWGVFIWAVNNNHMLSASLGYYINPLFNILLGFLFFKDRLDPIKKMAAIMCLVAVSIEIYHFGELPWVALALAISFGLYGLIRKTIAVDSFVGMTIETGLLLPMSIGYLWLVPSATPAAETDAWLYLKLFLAGPITMAPLLCFAGAANRISLTALGFFQYIGPSGMFLLAIFVYGEPLSSEKLLTFVVIWSALALIIWDNIRKLRRQKLDQQKLNQQKAVY from the coding sequence ATGATGAACAAAGAGACTAAAGACGGCATTAGTCTAGCCTTAGGTGCCTACGGATTGTGGGCTGTCGCACCGATCTATTTCAAATGGGTGAGCGACATCGATGCCATTGCCATTTTATCGCACCGTGTTATCTGGTCTTTTGTTTTAGTGATGATGCTTATATTTTTGCTGCGCCGCTGGCAGCCGGTCGTGCAAGCACTGGCCAACCGACGAACACGCCGAGGCTTAATTTTATCCACCCTTCTCATCGGTGGTAACTGGGGTGTTTTTATCTGGGCAGTGAACAACAACCATATGCTCAGCGCTTCACTGGGTTATTACATCAACCCACTGTTCAATATCTTACTTGGCTTTTTATTTTTTAAAGACCGGCTCGATCCCATAAAAAAAATGGCGGCCATTATGTGTTTAGTGGCGGTCTCTATCGAGATTTATCACTTTGGCGAATTGCCTTGGGTTGCGCTAGCGCTGGCAATTTCTTTCGGCCTTTATGGGCTTATTCGTAAAACCATTGCTGTCGACAGCTTTGTCGGCATGACGATAGAAACAGGCCTATTGCTGCCAATGAGTATCGGCTATTTATGGCTGGTACCCAGTGCAACACCGGCGGCAGAAACCGATGCCTGGCTCTACCTTAAACTGTTTTTAGCTGGCCCTATTACCATGGCACCATTGTTGTGCTTTGCCGGCGCCGCCAATCGAATTTCGCTAACCGCATTGGGCTTTTTCCAATACATTGGCCCCAGCGGTATGTTCTTATTGGCGATCTTTGTTTATGGCGAGCCACTTTCCAGTGAAAAACTACTCACCTTTGTGGTGATCTGGTCAGCATTGGCACTCATCATCTGGGATAACATCCGTAAATTAAGACGGCAAAAACTGGATCAGCAAAAACTAAACCAGCAAAAGGCGGTCTATTGA
- the hexR gene encoding transcriptional regulator HexR, with translation MTNDLLARLRSNPSCLSKSERKVAEVILQDPNKAIRSSIASLAHAADVSEPTVNRFCRSLDCSGFPDFKLKLAQCLATGRPFENRHVEPSDRVEEYSEKIFEATLGAISDAQNTIDPSAVIRAVDVVCNARRIEFHGLGASSSVCLDAQNKFFRLNIPCVAYTDVLQQRMSAAAAKPEDCIFIISNTGRTISLVETAHLAREAGATIISLTSPQSPLAELSDIVLGVESSENTDIYTPMTSRLVHLTVLDVLSTGVTLRLGPEFHSHINRIKAALDDTRYKNDSRYKNKEKS, from the coding sequence ATGACCAATGACTTATTAGCACGCTTAAGGTCCAACCCCAGTTGCCTAAGCAAAAGTGAACGGAAAGTCGCCGAGGTCATCTTGCAAGACCCCAACAAAGCCATTCGATCAAGTATCGCAAGTTTAGCTCACGCAGCGGATGTCTCTGAGCCAACGGTAAATCGTTTTTGCCGAAGTTTAGATTGCAGCGGCTTTCCTGATTTCAAACTCAAACTGGCCCAGTGCCTTGCCACCGGAAGACCGTTTGAGAATCGCCATGTCGAACCCAGCGATCGCGTTGAGGAATACAGCGAAAAAATATTCGAAGCAACACTGGGCGCTATTTCTGACGCTCAAAACACCATTGACCCTAGCGCCGTTATTCGCGCCGTCGACGTTGTTTGCAATGCTCGCCGCATTGAATTCCACGGCCTCGGTGCATCCAGCAGCGTTTGTCTGGATGCGCAAAATAAATTTTTTCGGCTCAACATTCCTTGCGTTGCCTACACCGACGTCTTACAACAACGCATGTCCGCAGCGGCGGCAAAACCAGAAGACTGTATTTTTATTATTTCCAATACTGGACGCACCATTTCTTTAGTAGAAACCGCTCACCTAGCTCGCGAAGCAGGAGCGACTATTATTTCCTTAACTTCTCCACAATCACCGTTGGCAGAATTAAGCGACATCGTGCTCGGCGTTGAAAGCTCTGAAAACACCGACATCTACACACCAATGACATCAAGACTGGTTCATTTAACTGTGCTAGATGTTCTCTCAACCGGAGTCACCTTACGACTAGGGCCTGAATTCCACAGTCACATTAATCGAATAAAAGCCGCACTGGATGACACTCGATATAAAAATGACTCACGATATAAAAATAAAGAAAAGAGCTAA
- the aceE gene encoding pyruvate dehydrogenase (acetyl-transferring), homodimeric type, translated as MEHDLDPIETQEWLDALASVVREEGSDRAQFLLKRLSDQATHSGEGVPFAINTPFRNTIGLEDEPKYPGDNALERKIRSMIRWNAVAMVVKANKSGDDLGGHISSFQSSATLYDIGFNHFWRAPTATHPGDMVYFQGHISPGIYARSYVEGRLTDDQLNNFRREVDGQGLSSYPHPWLMPDYWQFPTVSMGLGPIQAIYQAHVMRYLENHEKIEKGGRVWAFLGDGEMDEPESLGAISLAGRENLDNLNFVINCNLQRLDGPVRGNGKIIQELEGMFRGAGWNVVKVVWGRHWDKLFAADKKGLLQKRMDEVVDGELQAYKSNGGAYTREHFFGKYPELAELAKDLSDEDIYRLNRGGHDPYKVYAAFNRAVNDNGGKPTVILAHTVKGYGIEAGEAKNMTHSLKKLSVDDLKKFRDLCEVPISDEDLDAGKIPFYRPDENSPEMQYIRNRRNTLGGYLPIRRKKAEGKLTVPTLESFEAMTKESGDREISTTMSFVRVLSSLMKDKEIGSRIVPIVPDEARTFGMEGMFRQFGIYSPWGQTYIPQDKSQVMWYKEDIKGQILQEGINEAGAMSSWISAATSYSNFNHQLVPFYVYYSMFGFQRIGDLAWAAGDLQARGFLIGATSGRTTLNGEGLQHQDGHSHILAGTIPNCVTYDATYGYEVATIIQDGLKRMVEDQEDVFYYLTTLNENYTHPGLKPEMVEGIKKGMYLFEEDKKKAKQPTVQLLGSGSIMQEVRAAAEILRSEYKVNVDIWAVTSYNELTREGLDADRENLLNPEAAPREAYVTQLLKDREGPVVSSSDYMKNYANQIRKWVPGTYEVLGTDGFGRSDSRAKLRHFFEVDRNWVTVAALKALADDGAIKASVVSEAIKKFDLDMNKPNPMTV; from the coding sequence ATGGAACACGATTTAGATCCAATCGAAACACAGGAATGGCTTGATGCACTGGCTTCAGTTGTCCGTGAAGAAGGTAGTGATCGAGCTCAATTCTTGCTCAAGCGTCTATCAGACCAAGCTACGCATTCTGGAGAAGGCGTACCTTTTGCTATTAATACACCCTTCCGTAACACCATCGGTTTGGAAGACGAACCAAAATACCCTGGCGACAATGCGCTAGAGCGTAAAATTCGCTCAATGATTCGTTGGAATGCTGTTGCTATGGTTGTTAAAGCCAACAAGTCTGGCGATGACCTAGGTGGCCACATCTCAAGCTTCCAATCATCTGCGACGCTTTACGACATAGGTTTCAACCACTTCTGGAGAGCGCCAACAGCGACGCACCCAGGCGACATGGTTTACTTCCAAGGTCACATTTCTCCGGGTATTTATGCGCGTTCTTATGTTGAAGGCCGCTTAACGGATGACCAGCTTAATAACTTCCGTCGTGAAGTTGATGGCCAAGGTCTTTCTTCTTACCCACACCCTTGGTTAATGCCTGACTACTGGCAGTTCCCAACCGTATCTATGGGTCTAGGTCCGATCCAAGCGATCTACCAAGCGCACGTCATGCGTTACCTAGAAAACCATGAGAAAATTGAAAAAGGCGGCCGCGTCTGGGCATTCCTAGGCGATGGTGAAATGGATGAGCCAGAATCCTTAGGTGCTATTTCATTAGCCGGTCGTGAAAACCTAGACAACCTAAACTTTGTCATTAACTGTAACCTTCAGCGTCTTGATGGCCCTGTTCGTGGTAACGGCAAAATCATTCAAGAACTTGAAGGTATGTTCCGTGGCGCAGGCTGGAACGTAGTGAAAGTTGTTTGGGGTCGTCATTGGGACAAACTGTTTGCAGCAGACAAAAAAGGTCTACTGCAAAAACGTATGGACGAAGTTGTTGATGGTGAGCTACAGGCTTACAAATCTAACGGTGGCGCATACACCCGTGAACACTTCTTCGGCAAGTACCCTGAATTAGCAGAACTGGCTAAAGACCTATCGGACGAAGACATCTACCGCCTAAACCGTGGTGGTCACGATCCATACAAGGTTTACGCTGCGTTCAACCGTGCCGTTAACGACAACGGTGGTAAGCCAACCGTTATTCTTGCGCACACTGTGAAAGGCTACGGCATCGAAGCAGGCGAAGCGAAAAACATGACTCACTCACTGAAGAAACTTTCAGTAGATGATCTGAAAAAATTCCGCGACCTTTGTGAAGTGCCAATCAGCGATGAAGATCTAGATGCGGGCAAAATCCCGTTCTACCGTCCTGATGAAAACAGCCCAGAGATGCAATACATCCGCAATCGCCGCAACACGCTAGGTGGTTACTTACCAATCCGTCGTAAAAAAGCGGAAGGCAAGCTAACGGTTCCAACGCTTGAAAGCTTTGAAGCGATGACAAAAGAATCTGGCGATCGTGAAATCTCAACCACGATGAGCTTTGTTCGCGTATTGTCTTCTTTGATGAAAGACAAAGAAATTGGTAGCCGCATCGTACCTATCGTTCCTGACGAAGCTCGTACCTTCGGTATGGAAGGCATGTTCCGTCAGTTTGGTATCTACTCACCTTGGGGACAGACTTATATCCCTCAAGATAAGAGCCAAGTGATGTGGTACAAAGAAGACATCAAAGGCCAGATCCTTCAAGAAGGCATCAACGAAGCTGGTGCGATGAGTTCTTGGATTTCTGCAGCAACGTCTTACTCTAACTTTAACCACCAGTTAGTACCGTTCTACGTTTACTACTCAATGTTCGGTTTCCAACGTATTGGCGATCTTGCATGGGCAGCTGGCGACCTACAAGCACGCGGTTTCTTAATCGGTGCAACTTCTGGTCGTACAACTCTAAACGGTGAAGGTCTACAGCACCAAGACGGTCACAGCCACATTTTAGCGGGTACCATCCCTAACTGTGTGACTTACGATGCTACTTACGGCTACGAAGTTGCGACCATTATTCAAGATGGTCTGAAGCGTATGGTTGAAGATCAAGAAGACGTCTTCTACTACCTAACGACTCTAAACGAGAACTACACACACCCAGGTTTGAAACCAGAAATGGTTGAAGGCATTAAGAAGGGTATGTACCTGTTCGAAGAAGATAAGAAGAAAGCGAAGCAGCCTACAGTTCAGCTTTTAGGTTCTGGCTCAATCATGCAAGAAGTTCGTGCAGCCGCTGAAATCTTACGTTCTGAGTACAAGGTTAACGTTGATATCTGGGCAGTGACCAGCTACAACGAATTGACTCGTGAAGGTCTAGACGCTGATCGTGAAAACCTTCTTAACCCAGAAGCAGCACCTCGTGAAGCTTACGTGACTCAACTATTAAAAGACCGTGAAGGTCCTGTTGTATCGTCAAGTGACTACATGAAGAATTACGCTAACCAAATCCGCAAATGGGTTCCAGGTACTTATGAAGTATTGGGTACAGATGGTTTTGGCCGAAGTGATTCACGCGCTAAGCTACGTCACTTCTTCGAAGTCGATCGTAACTGGGTCACTGTTGCTGCATTGAAAGCACTTGCAGATGACGGTGCCATTAAAGCGTCGGTGGTATCCGAAGCGATCAAGAAGTTTGATCTTGATATGAACAAACCAAACCCAATGACAGTGTAA